The following proteins come from a genomic window of Phnomibacter ginsenosidimutans:
- a CDS encoding SGNH/GDSL hydrolase family protein, translating into MSNEQPQLPRFWAPGVYIELSFRGDSCTVLLGDEMKWGTNHNGVEIQVDNEPSYKVWLTGKDNVLHIAANKKQRRHKLTITKNTEADMGYLELRGVRCNRLLPLPKAPSRRIEFFGNSITCGTGMDTQDAPCNTGQWYNQHRASKAYGPLTAQKLNAQWQLSSVSGIGLIHSCCNKTTVMPQVYNKINMTDNALPWSFSRYQPDVVTICLGQNDGIQDSVAFTNAYVQLLQQMQQHYPKATFILLNSPMAHAELNAVLQRYLLAVVQQSRQQGISRITHYFYSQRYASGCDSHPTMAEHTQMAEELSAFIAQKMDW; encoded by the coding sequence GTGAGTAATGAACAACCGCAACTGCCTCGTTTTTGGGCACCGGGTGTGTACATTGAGTTGTCATTTCGCGGCGATAGCTGCACCGTATTATTGGGCGATGAAATGAAATGGGGCACCAATCACAACGGTGTCGAAATTCAAGTCGACAATGAACCTTCTTACAAAGTATGGCTTACCGGAAAAGATAACGTACTACACATTGCAGCCAACAAAAAGCAACGCAGGCACAAGCTCACCATCACCAAAAACACCGAAGCCGATATGGGCTACCTCGAACTGCGGGGCGTACGTTGCAACAGGCTCCTGCCTTTGCCCAAAGCCCCCAGTCGCCGCATCGAATTTTTCGGCAACTCCATCACCTGCGGCACAGGCATGGATACGCAGGATGCCCCCTGCAACACCGGACAGTGGTACAATCAGCACCGGGCATCCAAAGCCTATGGACCACTCACCGCCCAAAAATTAAACGCCCAATGGCAACTCTCCTCCGTGTCGGGTATTGGCCTCATACACAGCTGCTGCAATAAAACAACCGTTATGCCGCAGGTGTACAACAAAATCAACATGACAGACAACGCCCTGCCATGGAGCTTTAGCCGCTACCAGCCCGATGTGGTAACCATTTGCCTTGGTCAAAACGATGGAATACAAGATTCTGTGGCCTTTACCAACGCCTACGTACAACTGCTGCAACAAATGCAACAGCATTACCCCAAGGCTACATTTATTTTACTCAATAGCCCAATGGCACATGCAGAACTAAATGCAGTATTGCAACGCTACTTACTGGCGGTGGTGCAGCAAAGCCGGCAGCAGGGCATCAGTCGCATCACCCATTACTTCTATAGCCAGCGCTATGCCAGCGGCTGCGATAGCCACCCTACCATGGCAGAGCATACACAAATGGCCGAAGAATTGAGTGCATTTATAGCACAAAAAATGGACTGGTAG
- a CDS encoding GDSL-type esterase/lipase family protein, whose amino-acid sequence MTNRLLKSVWTIVVVCCMLTAPTNTTQAQAAAPFANEIAWFKKQDSIKAPPQKPILFIGSSSFTNWKDVQDYFPGYPILNRGFGGSSLPHLLLYADEIIFPYNPKQIVIYCGENDFGGGPQITADSILVRFKRLHNYIRSKMPKVPIVYISMKPSPFRQKVLPQMQAANELIKTFANRTKRLEYIDVYSHMLNADGSIREDIFLSDKLHMNKQGYAIWQPLIAPYLRRK is encoded by the coding sequence ATGACGAATAGATTATTGAAAAGCGTATGGACAATAGTGGTTGTCTGCTGTATGCTTACAGCGCCAACCAATACCACACAGGCACAAGCGGCAGCACCATTTGCCAATGAAATTGCGTGGTTTAAAAAACAGGATTCTATCAAAGCACCCCCACAAAAACCCATCCTGTTCATTGGCAGTTCCAGCTTTACCAACTGGAAAGATGTGCAGGATTATTTTCCGGGCTATCCCATTCTCAACAGGGGCTTTGGCGGCTCCTCGCTGCCGCACTTATTGCTCTATGCCGATGAAATCATCTTTCCATACAACCCCAAACAAATTGTGATTTACTGCGGCGAAAATGATTTTGGTGGCGGTCCGCAGATAACTGCCGACAGCATCCTCGTTCGCTTCAAAAGATTGCACAATTACATCCGCAGCAAAATGCCGAAAGTGCCCATTGTTTACATTTCCATGAAGCCAAGTCCGTTCAGACAAAAAGTACTCCCGCAAATGCAAGCCGCCAACGAGCTCATCAAAACCTTTGCCAACCGCACCAAACGGCTCGAATACATTGATGTGTACAGCCACATGCTCAATGCAGATGGCAGCATTCGGGAAGACATTTTCTTGTCAGACAAACTGCACATGAACAAACAGGGCTATGCCATCTGGCAACCACTCATTGCTCCTTATTTACGCCGCAAATAA
- a CDS encoding helix-turn-helix domain-containing protein — MTSQRNILKEITPLTASDCFTIFERTKTEFDFPLHYHEEYELNCILNAKGAKRVIGDHIEVIDAAELVLVGPNLPHVWKTHQCKSRDIQEITIQFHKDLFDDKMLRRNQLHFIRDMFEKSTRGILFSKSTIQQISPRLKQLRTKQGFDSVLELMSILHDLSISRNMRILSNGSFNNVQSSYTSRRVEKVMEYMKQNFDKPIALADAAKLANMTQVSFSRFFKSHTGISFMDSLLEIRLGHASRLLIDTHQPVAEVAYHCGFNNISNFNRLFRKKKNCTPKEFRENYSYEKRVFI, encoded by the coding sequence ATGACGAGCCAAAGAAACATCCTGAAAGAAATAACGCCGCTCACCGCCAGCGATTGCTTTACCATTTTCGAACGCACCAAAACCGAGTTCGATTTTCCCCTGCATTATCATGAAGAATATGAACTCAACTGCATCTTAAATGCAAAGGGAGCCAAACGCGTCATTGGCGATCATATTGAAGTGATAGACGCAGCAGAACTGGTGCTGGTGGGCCCCAACCTGCCACATGTTTGGAAAACACATCAATGCAAAAGCCGTGATATACAAGAAATCACCATTCAGTTTCACAAAGACTTGTTTGACGACAAAATGCTGCGGCGCAATCAACTGCATTTTATCCGCGACATGTTCGAGAAATCCACAAGGGGCATTCTCTTCTCCAAAAGCACCATTCAGCAAATCAGTCCGCGGTTGAAACAACTGCGCACCAAACAGGGCTTCGATTCGGTACTCGAACTCATGTCCATTTTACACGACCTCTCCATTTCCAGAAACATGCGCATATTATCCAATGGCAGTTTCAACAATGTACAAAGCAGCTACACCAGCCGCCGCGTAGAAAAGGTAATGGAGTACATGAAACAAAATTTCGACAAACCCATTGCCCTGGCCGATGCTGCCAAGCTGGCCAACATGACACAGGTATCTTTCAGCCGCTTCTTCAAATCTCACACCGGCATCAGCTTTATGGATAGCCTGCTCGAAATACGATTGGGCCATGCGTCGCGGCTACTCATCGATACGCATCAACCGGTTGCTGAAGTAGCTTATCACTGCGGCTTCAACAATATTTCCAATTTCAACCGCCTGTTCCGCAAAAAGAAAAACTGCACCCCCAAAGAATTCCGTGAAAATTACAGTTACGAAAAACGAGTATTTATATGA
- a CDS encoding carboxypeptidase-like regulatory domain-containing protein, which produces MRKFMSCCLLLCVFVLYEAQAQTRKVTGKVTDEQGAALSGATVSVKQTAISTLTDAKGAFTIEVPATGKTLLISYVGMETLELPIQGKNNVTAQLKTQASALGDVVVIGYGSVRKTDATGAVQRLTREDLLRDNPSNILQAMQGKLAGVNVTQNDGAPGAGLSIRVRGSNSFWVVQNLCM; this is translated from the coding sequence ATGAGAAAATTCATGTCGTGTTGTTTGCTGCTGTGTGTTTTTGTATTGTACGAAGCACAGGCGCAAACAAGAAAAGTAACCGGAAAGGTTACTGACGAACAGGGCGCTGCATTGAGTGGTGCCACTGTTTCGGTGAAGCAAACGGCTATTTCAACCCTTACCGATGCGAAAGGTGCTTTTACGATTGAAGTGCCGGCTACCGGCAAAACATTGCTGATATCGTATGTGGGCATGGAAACGCTGGAATTGCCTATTCAGGGAAAAAACAATGTAACCGCACAATTAAAAACGCAGGCCAGTGCACTGGGCGATGTGGTGGTGATTGGGTATGGTAGTGTCCGCAAAACGGATGCTACAGGTGCCGTGCAACGCCTTACCCGTGAAGATTTGTTGCGGGATAATCCCAGCAATATTTTGCAAGCGATGCAGGGCAAGCTGGCCGGTGTAAACGTCACGCAAAACGATGGTGCGCCGGGTGCAGGCCTCAGTATCAGGGTGCGGGGTTCCAATTCTTTTTGGGTGGTACAGAACCTTTGTATGTGA
- a CDS encoding SusC/RagA family TonB-linked outer membrane protein, with product MGGTEPLYVIDGVPFNNSNSGGTPGSIGEDEKQTLNVLAFLNPNDIESIDILKDASATAIYGSRGANGVVLITTRKGRLGKDRVELTVNLGMAEVSRKLPMLSPQQFARYQNLSYENANYYDGTSYNIPYSPEQIDSLGSDKNNWQDAIFRKGFSQQYALNVSGATESGSHSLSFQYLNQEGTIIQSDFRKIGLNANLHRNVGKFVKVGTSTSIANSRTNGVKTGTDKSDAASAGVIRAALTYPPTIQQEEEFDGTGEGFFITNPVIYSRDVLNRVTGYTIFSSNYAEVSFLKDFKFRQNLGFNYGANTRDQYYPRTVYEGFSVKGSALKADNIWTSMVSESILTFNKKLDNHSINVMGASTFERTNGQSKRAEAKTFPNDLLQNENMQSAEQVLPIITNKYQSTLISFLGRINYTYKDKLLLTLSYRQDGSSKFGKNNKWSGFPSAAVAWKLHQEKWLQKSKAISNLTMRLSYGQTGNQGIGSYASLSKLAVYNYTFNGTTQTGLADDVYAGPANPGLKWETTTAYNAGIDLGLFNNRLQLHADAYVKRTDDLLQYITTPASTGFQRQLRNSGSVENKGLELSVEGLIVNNKNFQWKANANIAFNRNKILSLGGDVKEQFASNISTRDAPFIQVAGQPIGALYGYVEDGYYDNEAEVRNSMVYVNQPWAIIRRMIGEVKYLNLDNDPTSIAATDRMVIGNVNPDYTFGFINNFSYKNFDLSIFINGVQGNDVVNMNKVFNGNIGSSKNISEDMLAGAWTQGKDNSMATEPKAIRQFWRTLLFSRRFIEDGSFVRIKNVALGYTLPKKLVKGINSIRVVASVNNLYTFTKYTGFDPEVNSYGDNPALFGVDLGGYPNARTYNLTIRCGF from the coding sequence TTGGGTGGTACAGAACCTTTGTATGTGATAGACGGTGTACCGTTCAACAACAGCAACAGTGGCGGCACGCCTGGCTCTATTGGTGAAGATGAAAAGCAAACGCTGAATGTGTTGGCCTTTCTTAACCCCAACGATATTGAATCCATCGACATTTTGAAAGATGCTTCGGCAACGGCTATCTACGGTTCTCGTGGTGCCAATGGTGTGGTGCTCATTACCACCCGCAAGGGCAGGCTGGGCAAAGACCGTGTAGAACTCACAGTGAATTTGGGTATGGCAGAAGTAAGCCGCAAGTTGCCGATGCTGTCGCCACAACAATTTGCCCGCTATCAAAATCTCTCTTATGAAAATGCCAATTACTACGATGGTACTTCCTACAATATTCCATACTCACCCGAGCAGATTGATTCGTTGGGCAGCGACAAGAACAACTGGCAGGATGCCATTTTCAGAAAAGGATTTTCGCAGCAGTATGCATTGAATGTATCGGGTGCTACGGAGTCTGGCAGCCACAGTTTGTCATTTCAATACCTCAATCAGGAAGGTACGATCATTCAATCAGATTTCAGAAAGATAGGATTGAATGCCAACCTGCATCGCAACGTAGGCAAATTTGTGAAAGTGGGCACCAGTACGTCTATTGCCAACTCTCGAACCAATGGTGTAAAAACCGGTACAGATAAATCGGATGCGGCCAGTGCCGGTGTTATTCGTGCTGCCCTTACTTATCCGCCTACCATTCAGCAAGAAGAAGAATTTGATGGTACCGGTGAAGGCTTCTTCATTACGAACCCTGTTATTTATTCTAGAGATGTACTCAACCGGGTGACGGGTTACACCATCTTTTCTTCCAACTATGCTGAAGTCAGTTTTTTGAAAGACTTCAAGTTTCGGCAGAACCTGGGTTTTAACTACGGTGCCAACACCCGAGATCAGTATTATCCTCGCACTGTGTATGAAGGATTTAGCGTAAAAGGTTCGGCATTGAAGGCGGATAATATCTGGACGAGCATGGTATCTGAAAGCATTCTGACATTCAACAAGAAACTGGACAATCACAGCATTAATGTAATGGGTGCTTCTACGTTTGAAAGAACCAACGGTCAATCAAAAAGAGCGGAAGCCAAAACCTTCCCCAATGATTTGTTGCAAAATGAAAACATGCAATCTGCCGAGCAGGTGTTGCCCATCATTACCAACAAGTATCAGTCTACACTGATTTCATTTTTGGGTCGTATCAATTATACCTACAAAGACAAACTGTTGCTGACACTTTCTTATCGTCAGGATGGCTCCAGCAAGTTTGGTAAAAACAACAAGTGGTCGGGCTTTCCATCTGCTGCAGTAGCGTGGAAGTTGCATCAGGAAAAATGGCTGCAAAAATCCAAGGCAATTTCTAACCTCACCATGCGGTTGAGCTATGGCCAAACCGGTAATCAGGGTATTGGTTCGTATGCATCGCTGTCGAAACTGGCAGTGTACAACTACACATTCAACGGCACTACACAAACAGGATTGGCCGATGACGTGTATGCCGGTCCTGCGAACCCCGGTTTGAAGTGGGAAACCACTACTGCCTACAATGCCGGAATCGATTTGGGCTTGTTCAACAACCGCCTGCAGTTGCATGCCGATGCGTATGTAAAAAGAACAGATGATTTGCTGCAATACATCACCACGCCGGCTTCTACAGGTTTTCAGCGCCAGCTGCGCAACTCTGGTTCTGTAGAAAACAAAGGCCTTGAATTGTCGGTAGAAGGTTTGATTGTAAACAACAAAAACTTTCAGTGGAAAGCCAATGCCAATATTGCTTTCAACCGCAATAAAATCCTGAGTTTGGGTGGCGATGTGAAGGAGCAATTTGCCAGCAATATTTCTACCCGTGATGCGCCTTTTATTCAGGTGGCGGGTCAGCCCATTGGTGCTTTGTATGGCTATGTAGAAGACGGCTATTACGACAACGAAGCAGAAGTGCGTAATTCCATGGTGTATGTGAATCAGCCGTGGGCCATCATTCGCCGCATGATCGGTGAAGTAAAATATCTGAACCTCGACAATGATCCTACTTCTATAGCAGCTACCGACAGAATGGTCATCGGCAATGTGAATCCCGATTACACATTTGGATTCATCAACAACTTCAGCTACAAAAACTTTGACCTCAGCATTTTCATCAATGGTGTGCAGGGTAATGATGTGGTGAACATGAACAAAGTATTCAATGGCAATATCGGTTCGTCTAAAAACATCAGCGAAGACATGCTGGCTGGTGCGTGGACGCAGGGCAAAGACAATAGCATGGCTACTGAACCTAAAGCCATTCGTCAGTTTTGGCGTACACTGTTGTTCTCCCGCCGTTTTATTGAAGATGGCAGTTTTGTCCGCATCAAGAATGTAGCATTGGGCTACACTCTTCCCAAGAAGTTGGTGAAGGGAATCAACTCCATTCGGGTAGTGGCCAGTGTTAATAACCTGTACACATTTACGAAGTATACAGGCTTCGATCCGGAAGTGAACAGCTATGGTGATAATCCTGCTTTGTTTGGTGTAGACCTGGGTGGTTATCCCAATGCCAGAACCTACAATTTGACCATTCGTTGCGGCTTCTAA
- a CDS encoding RagB/SusD family nutrient uptake outer membrane protein: MKKSIQIKTILAALTGMLLLSACSKELEEKPFSFLSPENFYKNESDAKTAINGVYNALYTYDMYLQPFWNLTVLDDDHVSGVDWFLGTSGAGNPQGYWGVNGPWVGCYSIIARANTVLENVANIETQIDPEIKTRIMGEAHFLRAWSYFQLVQLYGPVPVRLKSLSADANPAVPRTPVKEVYQVIIDELKLAETMLFPVGHSKAGEPGRATRGLAKGLLAKVYLTMASGGVASGTVSVRGGQDNAVYVHTKMWWQV; encoded by the coding sequence ATGAAAAAGAGTATACAAATAAAAACGATACTGGCTGCACTCACGGGCATGTTGTTGCTCAGCGCCTGTAGCAAAGAGCTGGAAGAAAAACCGTTTTCGTTTTTGTCGCCGGAAAATTTTTACAAGAACGAAAGTGATGCCAAAACCGCCATCAATGGGGTGTACAACGCTCTATACACCTATGATATGTATCTACAGCCGTTTTGGAATCTTACGGTGTTGGATGACGATCATGTATCTGGTGTAGACTGGTTTTTGGGTACCAGTGGTGCGGGTAACCCGCAAGGTTATTGGGGTGTGAACGGACCATGGGTGGGATGTTACAGCATCATTGCCCGTGCCAATACCGTGCTGGAAAATGTGGCCAATATTGAAACACAAATTGACCCCGAGATTAAAACCCGCATTATGGGTGAAGCCCACTTCTTGCGGGCATGGTCTTATTTTCAGTTGGTGCAGTTGTACGGGCCTGTGCCGGTACGTTTGAAATCATTGTCGGCAGATGCGAATCCTGCAGTGCCCCGTACACCGGTGAAAGAAGTGTACCAGGTAATTATTGATGAGTTGAAGCTGGCCGAAACGATGTTGTTCCCGGTTGGTCATAGCAAGGCTGGTGAGCCCGGCCGTGCCACCCGTGGATTGGCAAAGGGATTGCTGGCCAAAGTGTATCTCACTATGGCATCGGGTGGCGTGGCATCGGGCACGGTATCGGTGCGTGGTGGTCAAGACAATGCGGTGTATGTGCATACAAAAATGTGGTGGCAGGTTTAG
- a CDS encoding RagB/SusD family nutrient uptake outer membrane protein, producing MAGLEGLDTKQYFELARDKAMEIISSGEYSLFTSWKELWSKAGRNKQEHMWMLQSQAGTQFVNNLSIYFSAYSTFGRGAVWVTNNHYSDYEDKDKRTLDGVAHNYETNTGTKYYYPSWQADLYRIVNGVTYNNNGTTDNRAYVIKYADVNDPTVANSDAHYPLMRYSEVLLTYAEAANEANGGPTTEAYKQLNAVRARAAATEAPAGMTQEQFRSFVIAERAREFALEGVRRFDLMRWGIYLQVMNKISAGQNNISKVRSLRNLLLPIPQAELNSNPMITENNPGW from the coding sequence GTGGCAGGTTTAGAAGGCCTCGATACCAAACAATATTTTGAACTGGCACGGGATAAAGCCATGGAAATAATCAGCAGTGGTGAATACAGTTTGTTTACCAGCTGGAAAGAACTGTGGAGCAAGGCGGGCCGCAACAAGCAGGAACATATGTGGATGCTGCAATCGCAGGCAGGCACCCAGTTTGTCAATAACCTGAGTATTTATTTTTCTGCATACTCTACGTTTGGCCGTGGTGCGGTGTGGGTAACCAACAACCATTATTCCGATTACGAAGACAAAGACAAACGTACATTGGATGGTGTAGCACACAACTATGAAACCAACACGGGCACTAAGTATTACTACCCTTCGTGGCAGGCCGATTTGTACCGTATTGTAAATGGTGTAACCTACAACAACAATGGCACAACAGATAACAGGGCATATGTTATCAAATACGCCGATGTAAACGATCCCACTGTAGCCAACAGCGACGCCCATTACCCGTTGATGCGCTATTCGGAAGTGTTGCTGACATATGCAGAAGCAGCCAACGAAGCCAACGGTGGCCCGACCACAGAAGCCTACAAGCAGTTGAATGCTGTACGTGCCCGTGCAGCCGCTACAGAAGCACCCGCCGGCATGACGCAAGAGCAATTCAGAAGTTTTGTGATTGCTGAAAGAGCCAGAGAATTTGCCCTCGAAGGTGTCCGCCGTTTCGATCTGATGCGCTGGGGCATCTACCTGCAGGTGATGAACAAAATTTCTGCAGGACAAAACAATATTTCCAAAGTGCGGAGTTTGCGCAACTTGTTGTTGCCCATTCCGCAGGCTGAACTGAACTCCAATCCGATGATTACAGAAAACAATCCCGGTTGGTAA
- a CDS encoding IPT/TIG domain-containing protein, which translates to MKKNLHNLYRLLPLLLLSALYACDKDKLDASAAPPEISGVTYLTNREVQQTSVNYGDWIIIKGQHLATTYKVDFSGVVAADSLTYADDTSVTVKIPPTLPAPADNPITVTTKYGTATYNFRILQPAPEILSVEPMAGAANQEITIRGYYFGGVTSVKFGDTPAEIVSNTKEEIKVKIPAGITTAYITVTTPSGTVQFSKIFGFKYEVFTDGLPAGWTYSPSSANVTYDATVTTPVRRGATSLKVEFKAAWSFLRLVKSVALSSTGYQGLKFSMYAPDNFLNKKVRIYLNGSTAATYTITVAKTNEWIDYQLPFTNFNNPATITQIIFNEFSGTATFPRQIYVDDIGLY; encoded by the coding sequence ATGAAAAAGAATTTGCATAACCTCTACCGGCTGTTGCCGCTGCTGCTGCTTAGTGCATTGTATGCCTGCGATAAGGACAAGCTGGATGCGTCAGCCGCACCACCAGAAATCTCAGGTGTTACGTACCTCACCAATCGTGAAGTGCAGCAGACATCTGTCAACTATGGCGATTGGATCATCATCAAAGGCCAGCATTTGGCCACCACGTACAAGGTTGATTTTAGTGGAGTAGTAGCTGCAGATTCCTTGACCTATGCCGATGATACATCGGTGACGGTGAAGATTCCTCCCACACTGCCGGCACCTGCCGATAACCCTATCACTGTCACTACCAAGTATGGGACTGCTACTTACAATTTCCGCATTTTGCAACCGGCTCCTGAGATATTGTCTGTAGAGCCGATGGCGGGTGCTGCCAATCAGGAAATCACCATCCGCGGTTATTATTTTGGCGGTGTTACCAGTGTGAAGTTTGGCGATACACCGGCCGAAATTGTGAGCAATACCAAAGAGGAAATCAAAGTGAAAATTCCTGCTGGTATTACTACGGCTTATATTACTGTAACGACGCCCAGTGGCACGGTTCAATTTTCTAAAATCTTCGGGTTTAAGTATGAAGTGTTTACCGATGGCTTGCCCGCTGGCTGGACTTACAGCCCGTCATCAGCCAACGTAACGTATGATGCCACTGTGACGACGCCTGTTCGCAGAGGTGCTACTTCTTTAAAAGTTGAGTTCAAAGCAGCATGGTCATTTTTACGGTTGGTAAAATCTGTTGCCTTGAGTAGTACTGGTTATCAGGGATTGAAGTTTTCTATGTATGCACCCGATAATTTCCTGAACAAGAAAGTGCGGATTTACCTCAACGGTTCTACAGCGGCAACTTACACCATTACGGTTGCCAAAACGAATGAATGGATAGATTATCAGCTGCCGTTTACCAACTTCAATAATCCGGCTACCATTACGCAGATTATTTTCAATGAGTTTAGCGGCACCGCTACTTTCCCCCGTCAGATTTATGTAGATGATATTGGCTTGTATTAA